The following are encoded together in the Strongyloides ratti genome assembly S_ratti_ED321, chromosome : 2 genome:
- a CDS encoding Plectin repeat and Calponin homology domain and Spectrin/alpha-actinin repeat-containing protein: MISPTSNAGYRSDCSSDHTQISAQENAHLEHYENDLEKLKDERDAIQKKTFTKWVNKHLQKTNRSVTDLFTDLSDGYNLIALLEILTSERLPKETGYTRFHRIQNIQICLDFLKKQNIKFVNIRPEDILEGNSKLTLGLIWTIILNYQVSIIKTRQKELLCQDASFTTSHTNDPNNSATFSNNFASFQASQVTKHEVNGQTIANETYQDSQQQVDTNPTMNHSKSGNGSVSGSHYSTAKTNGNIPIERIGRDQMPLGFSGPEESIYHSGSQFRSNENYHQNNNHRQNNDIIPYPSNTGNFSMNRHYDTAYNANFGQGFSESSSYETREHYERKVQRVKKTRGERERNSFRSKNKYGSKNVSEVLRHSDNGSARDALLQWARKATEGYPGVNVSNFTNSWRDGLAFNAILHRYRPNLIDWAKISDKNVTARGRLDNAFNVAEKEFGVSKLLDAEDVDCDHPDEKSVITYVSSLYNALPHLDELSRYMNVMDNYIQRATLLRQWILEVTNLMEVKNEQLSYSSPILLLDELNKFELEDLPPKAALKEELSREYSAIQKALNNTEYFQIPNELSTYTIEEIWENLLRSIHFRNLDLVELSKIQGNLNDLISKLTRGIGITNEKLDHILNRIEDIEARAETINVREGERIISEIIDDLNTLEPTINGFFDDVEVLKSNHHPEESNFYKQVYGLHQRREAYLDRIGGSVLSKFNIRTETIRRENIQRFEAQRETSFRRVEECIEWVRVRMERLNNMDFNMDLEQLEDIFENHKLENRDIQDFRQDVDECIARQAEVTVEDSYEYCELLRTLESEYQQLRDLSAGRMLDLDSLIAFIRAAQIELIWISQREDIEVSRNWSDINQLDLPMLQNYYKQLLHEIELREKQFNDVHNQGAALINQRHPAVELIESYLKCMSSQWEWLLSLSKALEGHLRDALNLRSFMEEADKVEQWMKLQTEHLEKNYNHSDFSLDEGEQYLAELNEVKEMLNKYHGILMGLTEKSSQISPLWQRGERISRSIHVTALCDYNSKDINIRSGDECTLLNNDDMIYWRVRGIDGVEAKVPSVVFRIPPPDPRLTNFLNRLHASFEKMKKLWEKKHRLIRYNMILNTMKTIRNWDLDTFMSLDPDQRDAIIKALNEDTMKLLSEMDPNDPLALRLREELRSTNEHFYNLLNESMKPPEPDHSSQFDDAFGSLARKLEEAWEKLTSRVKEPIADDMDKLENHIMDHKAFEDALQSLDSDVSNVKELFRQILNPTPSQRANNDFLTTRWEDLWDLSRMYVDRLKALELVLNGIHEVSDIVKQHEITLSSFDDLPADLSKLRGAHSQLVELNMILQQQQSIVDSLNKNIALLRQHVARTRYNAPNHPDVDSLDEQVQNLTVRWENISSQVQERMRLCEKALQTQMIYRSEYQCEIDWLDRVENTINSLRNPDHLRPEEYQRQLDTLIAEYSQLQERTEAIEKVNREGGKFIREAKLYDNRLGGFRDTVIDIHGHGIKLSFKRQQPQPLNGADQVTEELEKLNRRFAQLSSFILEKRNEMQVLIQNWKKKKQEEEDKKRAELEAQRQAFELARRKALEEADRLRAEREEAERLRREQQAERERKRLQDEADRLRREQEAERERQRLADEAERLRREQEAERERQRLADEADRLRREQEELDRLKREQEERERLRREQEERDRLRREQELADKLRKVPEFNINSAFEMNQASNLDDVDEFDNLEAVPDKAKISEYEDEMQTYSEETETKTQFYEMEGILHKQTGEILTFVEAIRQGLLDLHSNGGEFFDIHTGSKISLEKAAELGLIKESFNDLLNKKLGIYHPETKQSLKLIEAIQQNLYNPETRQITDIHSGDVLLADELMSKGILNSETQIRLITAGILKFPPMSLEHAIEQGVLDVETGEFKGKYSSTTLSLQDSLINSYIKISSSGTPMIAVTLSDVIDNGLINSSTGEFNDKNSDDKFNLREACSKKTNLLNRNIKEITKTDNLEKISLGDATVRNVINTRTGNFTDTENKQGVSLQQAKDRGWICKPMTLYELVKKDQIDSTNHFIDKGSRQRFSLLQSIAYGLIDADVRHIVDIEEKDVISLSEALERGVIEADGLYHIVNEKRTMSLYEALSEGLLTKRVKHTIFDVKGITNTETGVMINLREAISEGIIIPQSERFIDIITKDSFSLSQAAERGFIDKALYELISSSIGMKDSYGGDMNIIRGVSEGLIDLDKGIIVVKEHGSTRELTAFDAYHSGHLTLRGAMKLASLLDIPPTLVSSRKKVDGKKRIRRPGQHHVLGDDQVKITLAEAMKQGLIDSRTQRFRQGDIDVSLEEALSQGLLSENSEWIIPAKALGNGPTIEEKVDESVTETAQQLAPKIYPDKNIEESVTTVKRVRRTETSAVGGPGGVSVYRAITGAKGAVEVPTDGYHFREAERKGFIDLDNGIITPPTTDKKLSVEEAINIGFLDGNSITMTDPKTGREITATEAFESKVMTPHGQIKHHGKQYSLKDAIEKNIVRIAFEPPANSSSINKKIIQFATGNGAIMSFKPVGTPMIEEHETAWSFDANTGELVDLTTNERIDLDRALAKGKLSFDDLRVRDTITGREMSFAEAEKWGVVDSKNSYYLDKQNNHRYSFTEAAKQHKVYPAGGVPENASDAINTTVKVQTRVAVSKKEAIPIGTNQFAALTIGKLIRSGNFDTITKMFINPENKQQMTLKSMIMKGAIDPYGTTINDKQNYRELSLLDAIQENIVDDINGTVTDTSTGKVYDLKAALEHELIKDKGIKDSFEDSLVSGRLSMTSGLYTTTEGKKIPIPQAIKKDLLDGDSLMIKDPATGSHMTYNDAVTKRVIDPSTGHITNVQTEERMSFPKALTTGLVSAAGATPVSSFSAHKGPHQRIVEQRLQFTPYAPEIEYEQSSSSSALAVRQPGDSSHKVVDLGGGKQVTVKVVRDANGLEKGEYVDPTSGMKFTIQLNSDPFVTETKTTVKSTAQVQSVELEPHAEFVGIDRIRDKRTGRVMSLADAERLGLAKVDKKGKQTTKTYAVFRSNIQTAVNKGVIDNNGGKISLQDAIKVGIIDIEKLTYKSASTKEELSLSQASNMGLLDITLSETLAKGIIHPVNGEKISVKKGIEIGIINKHTGAVINPFTNEKLTWLDLVKPVYASLTMEGIYDPTKGYGIPITAALCEGLINSEENLYVNVISGDKFPLDQARAKGLIDGSTYKALVEPSIPNYKTGNMISLIEAVRLGIFNPRNKTVQLNQFTVTPISKAVSEGKISKEIGDKLRQVERLSFVDALGKGNIDLVHDTFTDIESGNQMTISQAVEKGYIDPGTVEKFSEGDEKNLSNIIKSDEFDENSGRIRDKQTGLYLTFKNAIERGIIDGDSLIHDVDRSQTVTLNEAINRKKIDNDGKYIHKNGEKFKLTDAIKYGLVALIASPMQAAQAVADAIKRKDAEGYKFKIESIPSESDKRHSSGPKWRTMETTTVKLTPVKNEPGLSTKIRSSLSEDIRRSRAASIIDDPQGLADLQFEFLDSLRKSNFNIDDAIIENPANNKRVSVKEAAESGLLDIVTGEIVNPKTGRRYSIPKAVHMKIIEPEAGKQIMENLNMTVEEISGLSHGTTHGSNVDDDGNRTSWSKTVQWSGNPSDLRSKSPNIQTSYTVYKTSSHLD, translated from the exons atgataTCTCCAACATCTAATGCAGGCTACAGATCAGATTGTTCCTCTGATCATACACAGATCTCTGCTCAAGAAAATGCTCATCTTGAACATTATGAGAATGATttggaaaaattaaaag ATGAACGTGATGCCATACAAAAGAAGACATTTACAAAATGGGTGAATAAACATCTTCAGAAG acAAATCGGAGTGTTACAGATTTATTTACTGATCTTAGTGATGGATACAATTTAATAGCTCTTCTAGAAATACTAACATCAGAAAGATTG ccAAAAGAAACTGGATACACAAGATTTCATAGAATacaaaatatacaaatatgtttagattttttaaaaaaacaaaatattaaatttgtcAACATCAGACCAGAGGATATTCTTGAAGGAAATTCTAAATTAACATTAGGATTGATATGGACAATTATTCTTAATTATCAGGTctctattattaaaacaagGCAAAAAGAGTTGCTGTGTCAAGATGCTTCATTTACCACATCTCATACAAATGATCCTAATAACAGTGCTACTTTTAGCAATAATTTTGCTTCTTTCCAAGCTTCACAGGTTAC GAAACATGAAGTTAATGGACAGACAATTGCAAATGAAACATATCAGGATTCACAACAGCAAGTAGATACCAATCCTACTATGAATCATTCAAAATCAGGAAATGGAAGTGTATCTGGTAGCCATTACTCTACAGCAAAAACTAATGGTAATATACCTATTGAAAGGATAGGTCGTGATCAAATGCCTTTAGGTTTCTCTGGTCCAGAGGAATCTATTTATCATAGTGGTTCCCAATTTCGTTCAAATGAAAATTAccatcaaaataataatcatcgtcaaaataatgatattatacCATATCCATCTAATACAGGAAATTTTTCAATGAATCGTCATTATGATACCGCTTATAATGCTAATTTTGGTCAGGGATTCTCTGAAAGTTCTAGTTATGAAACTAGAGAACATTATGAAAGAAAAGTACAAAGAGTTAAAAAAACTAGAGGAGAAAGAGAAAGAAATAGTTTTagatcaaaaaataaatatggtTCCAAAAAT gTATCTGAAGTTCTTCGTCACTCAGATAATGGTTCAGCTCGTGATGCACTTTTACAATGGGCTAGAAAAGCTACAGAAGGGTATCCCGGTGTAAATGTATCTAACTTTACAAATAGTTGGAGAGATGGATTAGCTTTTAATGCCATTCTCCATCGATACAGACCAAATCTAATTGATTGGGCAAAAATTTCtgataaaaatgttactGCCAGAGGACGTCTTGACAATGCTTTTAATGTTGCTGAAAAAGAATTTGGtgtttcaaaattattagatgCTGAAGATGTTGATTGTGATCATCCTGATGAGAAATCTGTTATCACTTATGTTTCCTCTCTTTACAATGCCTTACCACATCTTGATGAATTATCAAga TATATGAATGTTATGGATAATTATATACAAAGAGCCACCTTATTACGTCAATGGATATTAGAAGTCACAAATTTAATGGAAGTTAAAAATGAACAACTATCTTACTCCAGTcctatattattattagatgaattaaataaatttgaattaGAAGATTTACCACCAAAAGCAGCATTAAAAGAGGAACTTTCACGAGAGTATAGTGCAATACAAAAAGCACTTAATAATACggaatattttcaaattccTAATGAATTATCTACATATACTATTGAAGAAATATGGGAAAATCTTCTAAGATCTATCCATTTTCGTAATTTAGATTTAGTTGAACTATCTAAAATTCAG ggtaatttaaatgatttgaTTAGTAAATTAACTAGAGGAATTGGAATAACAAATGAAAAATTGGATCATATTTTGAATAGAATTGAGGATATTGAAGCTAGAGCTGAGACAATTAATGTACGTGAAGGTGAAAGAATTATTTCTGAGATTATTGATGATCTTAATACTCTTGAACCTACAATTAATGGATTTTTCGATGATGTTGAAGTTTTAAAGAGTAACCATCATCCAGAAGaaagtaatttttacaaacaaGTATATGGTTTACATCAAAGAAGAGAAGCATATCTTGATAGAATTGGAGGTAGTGTATTGTCTAAATTCAATATAAGAACTGAAACTATTAGAAGAGAAAACATTCAACGTTTTGAAGCACAAAGAGAGACGTCTTTCAGAAGAGTTGAAGAGTGTATTGAGTGGGTACGTGTACGCATGGAACGCCTTAATAATATGGACTTTAATATGGATTTGGAACAATTAGAAGATATCTTTGAAAATCATAAACTTGAAAATAGAGACATTCAAGATTTTAGACAAGATGTTGATGAATGTATTGCACGTCAG gcTGAGGTAACAGTAGAGGATTCATATGAATATTGTGAATTACTTAGAACCCTTGAATCTGAATATCAACAACTTAGGGATTTGTCAGCAGGTCGTATGCTTGACCTAGATTCATTGATTGCCTTCATTAGAGCTGCTCAAATTGAATTAATATGGATTTCACAAAGAGAGGATATTGAAGTATCCAGAAATTGGTCAGATATTAACCAACTTGATTTACCAAtgcttcaaaattattataaacag cTTCTTCATGAAATTGAACTCCGTGAAAAACAGTTTAATGATGTACACAATCAGGGAGCTGCCCTTATTAATCAACGTCACCCTGCTGTTGAATTAATTGAATCATACCTTAAATGTATGTCATCACAATGGGAATGGCTTCTCTCTTTGTCTAAAGCATTAGAAGGTCACCTTCGTGATGCTCTAAACTTAAGATCATTTATGGAGGAAGCAGATAAAGTTGAACAATGGATGAAACTTCAAACAGaacatttagaaaaaaattataatcacAGTGATTTTTCACTTGATGAAGGTGAACAATACCTTGCTGAGTTAAATGAAGTTAaagaaatgttaaataaatatcatgGAATTTTGATGGGATTAACTGAAAAATCAAGTCAAATATCTCCACTTTGGCAAAGAGGTGAAAGAATTTCAAGATCAATACATGTAACCGCATTATGTGATTACAATAGTAAAGATATCAATATTCGTAGTGGTGATGAATgtacattattaaataatgatgataTGATCTATTGGAGAGTAAGAGGAATTGATGGTGTTGAAGCAAAAGTTCCATCTGTTGTCTTTAGAATACCTCCACCAGATCCAAGACTAACCAACTTCTTGAATCGTCTTCATGCatcatttgaaaaaatgaaaaaattatggGAAAAGAAACATAGATTAATTAGATAtaatatgattttaaataCTATGAAGACAATTAGAAATTGGGACTTAGATACATTTATGTCACTTGATCCAGACCAAAGAGATGCTATTATTAAAGCATTAAATGAAGATACGATGAAGCTTTTAAGTGAAATGGATCCAAATGATCCATTAGCCTTAAGATTGAGAGAAGAACTTAGAAGTACAAATGAGCATTTCTATAATTTGCTTAATGAATCAATGAAACCACCAGAGCCTGATCATTCATCACAATTTGATGATGCCTTTGGTTCATTAGCTAGAAAGCTTGAAGAAGCCTGGGAAAAATTAACTTCCAGAGTCAAGGAACCAATTGCTGATGATATGGACAAATTAGAAAATCATATTATGGACCACAAAGCATTTGAAGATGCTTTACAATCTCTTGATTCAGATGTATCAAATGTAAAAGAACTCTTTAGACAAATTTTGAATCCAACACCTTCTCAAAGAGCAAATAATGACTTTCTTACAACTAGATGGGAAGATCTTTGGGATCTCTCAAGAATGTATGTTGATAGACTTAAAGCATTAGAATTGGTATTGAATGGAATTCATGAAGTTAGTGATATTGTAAAACAACACGAAATTACATTATCCTCATTTGATGACTTACCTGCAGATTTGTCAAAATTACGTGGAGCTCATTCACAATTGGTTGAACTTAATATGATTCTTCAACAACAACAATCTATTGTTGACTCATTGAACAAAAACATTGCACTTCTTCGTCAACATGTTGCCAGAACAAGATATAATGCTCCAAATCATCCAGATGTTGATTCTCTTGATGAGCAAGTTCAAAATTTGACTGTTAGATGGGAAAATATTTCTTCACAAGTTCAAGAACGTATGAGATTATGTGAAAAAGCTCTTCAAACTCAAATGATATACAGAAGTGAATATCAATGTGAAATTGATTGGCTTGATAGAGTTGAAAATACCATAAATTCTCTTAGAAATCCTGATCATCTTAGACCAGAGGAATATCAAAGACAATTAGATACATTAATTGCTGAATATTCACAACTTCAGGAACGTACAGAAGCTATTGAAAAAGTTAATCGTGAAGGTGGTAAATTTATTCGTGAAGCtaaattatatgataatcGTCTTGGTGGTTTCCGAGATACTGTTATCGATATCCATGGTCATGGTATTAAATTAAGCTTTAAAAGACAACAACCACAACCACTAAATGGTGCTGATCAAGTTACTGAAGAATTAGAAAAACTTAATCGTCGTTTTGCTCAATTGTCATCATTCATTcttgaaaaaagaaatgaaatGCAGGTTCTTATCCAAAAttggaaaaagaaaaaacag GAAgaagaagataaaaaaaggGCTGAACTTGAAGCACAACGACAAGCTTTTGAGCTGGCACGTAGGAAAGCATTGGAAGAAGCTGATAGACTAAGAGCTGAAAGAGAAGAAGCTGAAAGACTACGTAGa gaACAACAGGCTGAACGTGAAAGAAAACGTCTTCAGGATGAAGCTGATAGATTAAGAAGG gaACAAGAAGCTGAACGTGAACGTCAAAGACTTGCTGATGAAGCTGAAAGATTAAGACGTGAGCAAGAAGCTGAACGTGAACGTCAAAGGCTTGCTGATGAAGCTGATAGATTAAGACGTGAACAAGAAGAGCTTGATCGATTAAAACGTGAACAGGAAGAACGTGAACGTTTAAGACGTGAACAAGAAGAACGTGATCGTTTAAGACGTGAACAAGAACTTGCTGACAAACTTCGTAAA gTTCCTGAATTTAACATTAACAGTGCTTTTGAAATGAATCAAGCGTCTAATCTAGATGATGTAGATGAATTTGACAATCTCGAAGCTGTCCCTGATAAAGCCAAAATTTCTGAATATGAAGATGAAATGCAAACATATTCTGAAGAGACAGAAACAAAAACACAATTCTATGAAATGGAAGGTATCCTTCATAAACAGACAGGtgaaattttaacatttgttGAAGCAATTCGCCAAGGCCTTCTTGATCTTCACTCTAATGGTGGAGAATTTTTCGATATTCATACTGGATCAAAAATATCTCTTGAAAAAGCTGCTGAACTTGGTTTAATCAAAGAAAGTTTcaatgatttattaaataaaaaacttgGAATCTACCATCCAGAAACCAAACAAAGTCTTAAGCTTATTGAGGCTAttcaacaaaatttatataatccTGAGACAAGACAAATTACAGACATTCATAGTGGTGATGTTTTACTTGCAGATGAATTGATGTCTAAAGGAATTCTTAATTCAGAGACACAAATTCGTTTAATAACAGCTGGAATTCTTAAATTTCCACCAATGTCTTTGGAGCATGCTATTGAACAAGGTGTTTTGGATGTTGAAACTGGTGAATTTAAAGGAAAATATAGTTCAACAACTTTATCACTTCAAGATTCATTGATTAATTCATACATCAAGATTTCTAGTAGTGGTACACCAATGATAGCTGTAACATTGTCTGACGTCATTGACAACGGCTTAATTAATAGTAGTACAGGagaatttaatgataaaaattctGACGACAAATTTAATTTACGTGAAGCTTGTTCAAAGAAGacaaatcttttaaatagaaatattaaagagATTACTAAGACTGATAATCTTGAAAAAATTTCTCTTGGTGATGCTACCGTAagaaatgttattaataCTAGAACAGGAAACTTCACCGATACAGAAAATAAACAAGGAGTATCTTTACAACAAGCTAAAGATAGAGGATGGATCTGTAAACCAATGACTTTGTATGAACTTGTTAAAAAAGATCAAATTGATAGCACTAATCATTTCATTGATAAAGGAAGTCGTCAAAGATTTTCACTTTTACAATCCATAGCTTATGGTTTAATAGATGCTGATGTAAGACATATTGTTGATATTGAGGAAAAAGATGTCATTTCATTATCTGAAGCTCTTGAAAGAGGTGTCATTGAAGCTGATGGTTTATATCATATtgttaatgaaaaaagaacAATGTCACTTTATGAAGCACTTAGTGAAGGTCTTTTAACTAAGAGAGTTAAACATACTATATTTGATGTTAAAGGAATAACTAATACAGAGACTGGAGTTATGATAAACTTAAGAGAAGCAATTAGTGAAGGAATTATTATTCCACAATCAGAAAGATTCATTGATATTATTACTAAGGATAGTTTCTCATTATCACAAGCAGCTGAAAGAGGCTTCATTGACAAAGCACTTTATGAACTTATTTCATCTTCAATTGGAATGAAAGATAGTTATGGAGGTGATATGAATATTATTCGTGGAGTTTCTGAAGGTTTAATTGACTTAGATAAAGGTATAATTGTTGTTAAAGAACATGGATCAACACGTGAATTGACTGCATTTGATGCTTATCATAGTGGTCATCTTACACTTAGAGGTGCCATGAAATTAGCTTCCTTACTTGATATCCCACCTACTTTAGTTTCTTCTAGAAAGAAAGTAgatggaaaaaaaagaattagaaGACCAGGACAACATCATGTTCTTGGTGATGATCAAGTTAAAATTACACTTGCTGAAGCAATGAAACAAGGATTGATTGATTCAAGAACACAACGATTTAGACAAGGAGATATTGATGTATCACTTGAAGAAGCATTATCACAAGGTTTATTATCTGAAAATAGTGAATGGATCATTCCAGCTAAAGCTCTTGGAAATGGACCAACAATTGAGGAAAAAGTTGATGAATCTGTAACAGAAACAGCACAACAACTTGCTCCAAAAATATACccagataaaaatattgaagaatCAGTAACTACTGTCAAGAGAGTTCGTAGAACTGAGACTTCAGCTGTTGGTGGACCAGGTGGAGTATCTGTATACAGAGCTATTACTGGTGCTAAAGGAGCTGTTGAAGTTCCTACTGACGGTTATCATTTCCGTGAAGCAGAAAGAAAAGGATTCATTGATTTAGATAATGGTATTATTACACCACCAACAACagataaaaaattgtctGTTGAAGAAGCTATTAATATTGGTTTCCTTGATGGTAATAGTATTACAATGACAGATCCAAAAACTGGAAGAGAAATTACTGCTACTGAAGCTTTTGAATCAAAAGTCATGACACCTCATGGACAAATAAAACACCATGGAAAACAATATTCATTGAAAGATgctattgaaaaaaatattgttagaATTGCTTTTGAACCTCCAGCTAACAGTAgttctataaataaaaaaattatacagtTTGCTACTGGTAATGGTGCTATAATGAGTTTCAAACCTGTTGGTACTCCAATGATTGAGGAACATGAAACTGCATGGTCATTTGATGCTAACACTGGAGAATTAGTTGATTTAACTACAAATGAAAGAATTGATCTTGATAGAGCATTAGCTAAAGGAAAATTAAGTTTTGATGATTTACGTGTTCGTGATACTATAACAGGAAGAGAAATGTCATTTGCTGAAGCTGAAAAATGGGGTGTTGTTGATTCTAAAAATTCATATTATTTggataaacaaaataatcaTAGATATTCATTTACAGAAGCTGCAAAACAACATAAAGTATATCCAGCTGGAGGAGTTCCAGAAAATGCATCTGATGCCATAAATACAACTGTTAAAGTTCAAACTAGAGTAGCTGTAAGCAAGAAAGAAGCTATACCTATAGGAACTAACCAATTTGCAGCATTAACTATTGGTAAATTAATTAGATCAGGCAACTTTGATACAATTactaaaatgtttattaatcCTGAAAATAAACAACAAATGACTTTGAAATCTATGATTATGAAAGGTGCTATTGATCCATATGGTACAACtattaatgataaacaaaattatagaGAATTGTCTCTTCTTGATGCAATTCAagaaaatattgttgatgACATTAATGGAACTGTAACTGATACTAGTACAGGAAAAGTTTATGATCTTAAAGCAGCCCTTGAACATGAACTTATTAAAGATAAAGGAATTAAAGATTCATTTGAAGATAGTTTAGTTTCTGGACGTTTAAGTATGACATCTGGTTTATATACAACTACAGAAGGTAAAAAAATACCTATTCCACAAGCTATCAAAAAAGATTTGTTAGATGGAGATAGTTTAATGATTAAAGATCCAGCAACAGGAAGTCATATGACATATAATGATGCTGTTACAAAAAGAGTTATTGACCCATCAACTGGACATATTACAAATGTTCAAACTGAAGAAAGAATGTCATTCCCAAAAGCTTTAACTACTGGTTTGGTATCAGCTGCTGGAGCTACACCTGTTTCTTCATTTAGTGCACATAAAGGTCCACATCAAAGAATTGTTGAACAAAGACTTCAATTCACTCCTTATGCACCAGAAATTGAATATGAACAGAGTTCATCATCTTCAGCTCTTGCTGTTAGACAACCTGGAGACTCTAGTCACAAAGTTGTTGATCTTGGTGGTGGAAAACAAGTAACTGTTAAAGTTGTTAGAGATGCAAATGGTCTTGAAAAAGGTGAATATGTTGATCCTACATCTGGAATGAAATTTACAATTCAATTAAATTCAGATCCATTCGTAACAGAAACTAAAACAACTGTTAAATCTACAGCTCAAGTACAATCTGTTGAGTTAGAACCACATGCTGAATTTGTTGGTATTGACAGAATTCGTGATAAAAGAACTGGTAGAGTTATGTCATTAGCTGATGCTGAAAGATTAGGTTTAGCAAAAGTTGATAAGAAAGGTAAACAGACTACAAAAACATATGCTGTATTCCGTTCTAATATTCAAACAGCTGTCAATAAAGGtgttattgataataatggAGGAAAAATTTCATTACAAGATGCCATTAAAGTTGGTATTattgatattgaaaaattaacttaTAAATCAGCTAGTACCAAAGAAGAATTATCATTATCACAAGCCTCTAATATGGGACTTCTTGATATTACATTATCAGAAACTTTAGCTAAAGGAATTATTCATCCAGTTAATGGTGAAAAAATATCTGTTAAAAAAGGTATTGAAATTggaattattaataaacataCTGGAGCTGTTATTAATCCATTtacaaatgaaaaattaacatGGCTTGATCTTGTTAAACCTGTATATGCTTCATTAACAATGGAAGGAATTTATGATCCAACTAAAGGATATGGTATACCAATTACTGCTGCTTTATGTGAAGGATTAATAAATTCTGAAGAAAATCTTTATGTTAATGTAATATCTGGTGATAAATTCCCTCTTGATCAAGCTCGTGCTAAAGGTTTAATTGATGGATCAACTTATAAAGCTCTTGTTGAACCATCAATACCTAATTATAAAACTGGTAATATGATTAGTTTAATTGAAGCTGTTAGACTTGGAATATTTAATCCACGTAATAAAACAGTTCAATTAAATCAATTTACCGTTACACCAATTTCTAAAGCTGTTAGTGAAGgaaaaatttcaaaagaaATTGGTGATAAATTAAGACAAGTAGAAAGATTGTCATTTGTTGATGCATTAGGAAAAGGAAATATTGACTTAGTCCATGATACTTTTACAGATATTGAAAGTGGTAATCAAATGACAATATCTCAAGCTGTAGAAAAAGGATATATTGATCCTGGAACTGTTGAAAAGTTTTCTGAAGGTGATGAAAAAAATCTTAGTAACATTATTAAGTCTGATGAATTTGATGAAAATAGTGGTAGAATTAGAGATAAACAAACAGGActatatttaacatttaaaaatgctATTGAAAGAGGAATCATTGATGGTGATTCATTAATTCATGATGTTGATAGATCCCAAACAGTAACACTTAATGAAgctataaatagaaaaaaaatagataatgatggaaaatatatacataaaaatggagaaaaatttaaacttacAGATGCCATAAAATATGGTCTTGTTGCATTGATAGCATCACCAATGCAAGCAGCACAAGCTGTAGCAGATgctataaaaagaaaagatgCTGAAggatataaatttaaaattgaatcAATACCAAGTGAAAGTGATAAAAGACATTCAAGTGGTCCTAAATGGAGAACAATGGAAACGACTACAGTTAAATTAACTCCAGTAAAAAATGAACCTGGTTTAAGTACAAAAATAAGATCTAGTCTTTCTGAGGATATCAGAAGATCTAGAGCTGCTAGTATAATTGATGATCCACAAGGATTAGCTGATTTACaatttgaatttttagaCAGTCTtagaaaaagtaattttaatattgatgatgctataattgaaaatcctgcaaataataaaagagtTTCTGTAAAAGAAGCTGCAGAAAGTGGTTTATTAGATATAGTTACTGGTGAAATAGTTAATCCAAAAACTGGTAGAAGATATTCAATACCAAAAGCTGTtcatatgaaaataatagaaCCTGAAGCTGGAAAACAAATAATGGAAAATCTCAATATGACAGTTGAAGAAATTTCTGGATTATCTCATGGAACAACACATGGTTCAAATGTAGATGATGATGGTAATAGAACATCATGGAGTAAAACAGTTCAATGGTCTGGTAATCCATCAGATTTAAGATCAAAATCACCTAATATTCAAACCAGTTACACTGTCTATAAAACATCATCTCATCTTGATTAA